A single region of the Pseudomonas sp. VD-NE ins genome encodes:
- a CDS encoding TetR/AcrR family transcriptional regulator has product MGNHKIEIRRNNVEKILLAAEKVFAEKGFGGTAMADIAAEVQLPRSNLHYYFSTKSELYSAVLFDLLEVWKQDALCFEMFDDPRVVLSSYIRAKMNHSRSRPYGSKVWANEIIHGAPTLGEALDVSLYDWAKMKEAKIRQWVEDKRILPVEPSSLLYMIWASTQHYADFDHQVNILNEHQPLSDMQFERAVQTVTSVILRGIGLEP; this is encoded by the coding sequence ATGGGCAATCACAAGATCGAGATTCGCCGCAACAACGTCGAGAAAATTCTCCTCGCGGCGGAAAAAGTCTTCGCCGAAAAAGGCTTCGGCGGTACCGCCATGGCCGACATCGCGGCCGAGGTGCAACTGCCGCGCTCCAACCTGCATTACTACTTTTCAACCAAGAGCGAGCTGTACAGCGCGGTGCTGTTCGACCTGCTGGAAGTATGGAAGCAGGACGCGCTGTGCTTCGAGATGTTCGACGACCCGCGCGTGGTGTTGAGCAGCTACATCCGCGCCAAGATGAACCACTCGCGCAGCCGGCCGTACGGCTCGAAAGTCTGGGCCAACGAAATCATCCACGGCGCGCCAACCTTGGGCGAGGCGCTGGATGTCAGCCTGTATGACTGGGCGAAGATGAAGGAAGCGAAGATTCGGCAGTGGGTCGAGGACAAGCGGATTTTGCCGGTGGAACCGTCGAGTCTGCTGTACATGATCTGGGCGTCGACGCAGCACTATGCTGACTTTGATCATCAGGTGAATATTCTGAATGAACATCAGCCGTTGTCGGATATGCAGTTTGAGCGGGCGGTGCAGACGGTGACGAGTGTGATATTGCGGGGGATCGGGTTGGAGCCTTGA
- the copD gene encoding copper homeostasis membrane protein CopD, with the protein MSEALVLCRFVHFIVVLMLFGAWLFRPLLLKDEAPQVDRHLARLAHWLTAVALVSGIAWALLITASMADSATAAFDPDTVALVLGNTFFGQVWRWHLLINAVLLALLFTPWRSSMPLRLSLSALLLATLAPVGHGAMLDGLSGQLLILNQIVHLTCVAAWLGGLLLLVLILRQPSESMREVLRRFSGVGYALVAGLLLTGLINVRVLTGQWWPTPLFSGFALILLIKALIVLGMLGLALFNRLRVDDCEQRMGAIRRSVMLEWLLGIGAVAAVSLLGTLPPMITT; encoded by the coding sequence ATGAGTGAAGCGCTGGTGCTGTGCCGTTTTGTGCATTTCATCGTGGTGTTGATGCTGTTCGGGGCCTGGCTGTTCAGGCCGTTGCTGCTCAAGGATGAAGCGCCACAAGTGGATCGACACCTGGCGCGACTGGCGCATTGGCTGACTGCAGTGGCGCTGGTCAGCGGGATTGCCTGGGCACTTTTGATTACTGCGAGCATGGCCGACTCGGCTACGGCGGCGTTTGATCCGGACACGGTTGCGCTGGTGCTGGGCAATACGTTTTTTGGTCAGGTATGGCGCTGGCATCTGCTGATCAATGCTGTGCTGTTGGCGCTGTTGTTCACACCTTGGCGTTCAAGCATGCCGTTGCGACTGAGCTTGAGTGCCTTGCTGCTGGCGACTCTCGCTCCGGTCGGGCACGGCGCCATGCTCGATGGTTTGAGTGGGCAACTACTGATCCTCAACCAGATCGTGCATCTGACCTGCGTGGCCGCGTGGCTTGGCGGGTTGTTGTTGCTGGTGCTGATTCTGCGTCAGCCGAGTGAGTCGATGCGCGAGGTTTTGCGGCGCTTCAGCGGCGTCGGTTATGCGCTGGTCGCGGGGTTGCTGCTGACGGGATTGATCAACGTGCGCGTGCTGACCGGCCAGTGGTGGCCGACACCGTTGTTCAGCGGGTTTGCGTTGATTCTGTTGATCAAGGCGCTGATCGTGCTGGGGATGCTTGGGCTGGCGCTGTTCAATCGTTTGCGGGTTGATGATTGCGAACAGCGGATGGGCGCAATCAGGCGCAGTGTGATGCTCGAATGGCTGCTCGGCATTGGTGCCGTAGCCGCCGTATCTCTGCTCGGCACCCTACCGCCGATGATCACAACCTGA
- the copC gene encoding copper homeostasis periplasmic binding protein CopC: MLFKNVLTTTALLASLFAASSVFAHAHLKSQTPAADSTVAAPADLRLTFSEGVEASFTKVTVTKDGAAVAVKPLTTEGDKKTLIVTPAAPLTAGEYKVEWHAVSVDTHKSEGAYQFKVGQ, translated from the coding sequence ATGCTGTTCAAGAACGTCCTGACCACCACTGCCCTGCTCGCTTCGCTGTTCGCCGCATCTTCTGTATTCGCCCACGCCCACCTGAAAAGCCAGACCCCGGCGGCCGACAGCACCGTCGCCGCGCCGGCCGATTTGCGCCTGACCTTTTCCGAAGGTGTCGAGGCCAGTTTCACCAAAGTTACCGTGACCAAGGATGGCGCAGCGGTCGCGGTGAAGCCGCTGACCACCGAAGGGGACAAGAAAACCCTGATCGTCACCCCGGCTGCTCCGCTGACGGCCGGCGAGTACAAAGTCGAATGGCACGCAGTGTCGGTCGACACGCACAAAAGCGAAGGCGCCTATCAGTTCAAGGTTGGCCAGTAA
- the preA gene encoding NAD-dependent dihydropyrimidine dehydrogenase subunit PreA, with product MADLSIVFAGIKAPNPFWLASAPPTDKAYNVVRAFEAGWGGVVWKTLGEDPAAVNVSSRYSAHYGNNREVLGINNIELITDRSLEINLREITQVKKDWPDRALIVSLMVPCVEESWKHILPLVEATGADGIELNFGCPHGMPERGMGAAVGQVPEYVEQVTRWCKTYCSLPVIVKLTPNITDIRVAARAAHRGGADAVSLINTINSITSVDLEHMVALPTVGSKSTHGGYCGSAVKPIALNMVAEIARDPLTQGLPICGIGGIGSWRDAAEFMALGSGAVQVCTAAMLHGFRIVEEMKDGLSRWMDSQGYASISEFSGRAVGNTTDWKYLDINYQVIAKIDQDACIGCGRCHIACEDTSHQAIGSLKQADGTHKYEVIDEECVGCNLCQITCPVADCIEMVPMETGKPFLDWNHDPRNPYHVAV from the coding sequence ATGGCCGATCTGTCGATTGTCTTCGCTGGCATCAAAGCGCCAAATCCGTTCTGGCTGGCCTCCGCGCCACCGACTGACAAGGCTTACAACGTGGTCCGTGCCTTTGAAGCCGGCTGGGGTGGCGTGGTCTGGAAAACCCTCGGTGAGGATCCGGCGGCGGTCAACGTTTCGTCGCGTTATTCGGCGCACTACGGCAATAACCGTGAAGTGCTGGGCATTAACAATATCGAGTTGATCACCGACCGTTCGCTGGAGATCAACCTGCGCGAAATCACTCAGGTGAAGAAGGATTGGCCGGACCGCGCGCTGATCGTTTCGCTGATGGTGCCGTGCGTCGAGGAGTCGTGGAAACACATCCTGCCGCTGGTCGAAGCCACCGGCGCCGACGGTATCGAGCTCAACTTCGGCTGCCCCCACGGCATGCCCGAGCGTGGCATGGGCGCGGCGGTCGGTCAGGTGCCGGAGTACGTCGAGCAAGTCACGCGCTGGTGCAAGACCTATTGCTCGCTGCCGGTGATCGTCAAACTGACACCGAACATCACTGACATCCGTGTCGCTGCTCGCGCAGCGCATCGCGGCGGTGCCGATGCGGTGTCGCTGATCAATACGATCAACTCGATCACCAGCGTCGATCTGGAACACATGGTCGCCCTGCCCACCGTCGGCAGCAAAAGCACCCACGGCGGTTATTGCGGCTCGGCGGTGAAGCCGATTGCGCTGAACATGGTTGCCGAAATTGCCCGCGACCCGCTGACCCAGGGCTTACCGATTTGTGGCATTGGCGGCATTGGCAGTTGGCGTGATGCCGCGGAATTCATGGCGCTGGGCAGCGGCGCGGTGCAGGTATGCACGGCGGCGATGTTGCATGGCTTCCGCATTGTCGAAGAGATGAAGGATGGGTTGTCGCGGTGGATGGACAGTCAGGGCTACGCCAGCATCAGCGAGTTTTCCGGGCGTGCGGTGGGCAATACCACGGACTGGAAGTACCTCGATATCAACTATCAGGTGATCGCGAAGATTGATCAGGACGCGTGCATTGGTTGCGGGCGTTGCCACATTGCTTGTGAGGACACTTCACACCAGGCGATCGGCAGTCTGAAGCAGGCGGACGGCACGCATAAATATGAAGTGATTGATGAGGAGTGTGTGGGTTGTAACTTGTGCCAGATCACTTGTCCGGTGGCGGATTGCATCGAGATGGTGCCGATGGAGACGGGGAAACCGTTTCTGGACTGGAATCATGATCCGAGGAATCCGTATCACGTTGCGGTCTAG
- a CDS encoding HlyD family secretion protein: MTEPTTTTTNAIAATPEGEAPPSSPNTEPRSLRVRLISSLGFAAIAIIGVLIVLYAWQLPPFSSAVETTENALIRGQVTIIGPQLAGYVYEVPVQDFQYVKAGDLLVRLDDRIYQQRLDQSLAQLAVQKAALANVVQQRNSAEATIKLRQAVQADSEAQLRKSEADLRRNQELVRDGSVSKREMDVALAANAQSVAGVAQAKANLEIARQDLQTVIVNRGSLEAAVASAEAAVQLARIDLSNTRIVAPRDGQLGQIGVRLGAYVNSGAQLMALVPNQKWVIANMKETQMDNVRVGQPVRFTVDALNHRKFTGHVQHISPGTGSEFALLQADNATGNFVKIAQRVPVRITIDADQQEEERLRPGMSVVVSIDTAAGDTQPH, encoded by the coding sequence ATGACCGAACCGACCACCACAACCACCAATGCCATTGCCGCCACGCCCGAGGGTGAGGCGCCGCCGTCATCGCCGAACACCGAGCCACGCTCGCTGCGGGTGCGGCTTATTTCCTCGCTGGGCTTTGCCGCGATCGCCATCATCGGTGTGTTGATCGTGCTGTATGCCTGGCAATTACCGCCGTTCAGCAGTGCGGTCGAGACCACCGAAAATGCGCTGATTCGTGGGCAAGTGACGATCATCGGCCCGCAACTCGCCGGTTATGTTTATGAAGTGCCGGTGCAGGATTTCCAGTACGTGAAGGCCGGCGATTTGCTGGTGCGCCTGGATGACCGCATCTATCAGCAACGCCTCGATCAATCGTTGGCGCAACTGGCGGTGCAGAAAGCTGCATTGGCCAATGTGGTGCAGCAACGCAACAGCGCCGAGGCGACGATCAAATTGCGTCAGGCGGTGCAGGCCGACAGCGAAGCGCAGTTGCGCAAGAGTGAAGCGGATCTGCGCCGTAATCAGGAATTGGTGCGCGACGGTTCGGTGTCCAAGCGCGAGATGGACGTCGCACTGGCGGCGAATGCGCAAAGTGTTGCGGGGGTGGCGCAGGCCAAGGCCAATCTGGAAATCGCCCGTCAGGATCTGCAAACAGTGATCGTCAATCGTGGCTCGCTGGAGGCAGCCGTGGCCAGCGCCGAAGCGGCAGTGCAACTGGCGCGGATCGACCTGTCGAACACCCGCATCGTTGCGCCGCGTGACGGCCAACTCGGGCAGATTGGCGTGCGCCTCGGCGCCTACGTCAATTCCGGTGCGCAGTTGATGGCGTTGGTGCCGAACCAGAAATGGGTGATCGCCAACATGAAGGAAACCCAGATGGATAACGTGCGTGTCGGGCAACCGGTGCGCTTCACTGTCGATGCATTGAACCACCGCAAATTCACCGGGCATGTGCAGCATATTTCCCCGGGCACAGGTTCGGAATTTGCCTTGTTGCAGGCGGATAACGCCACCGGCAACTTTGTCAAAATTGCTCAGCGGGTGCCGGTGCGGATCACCATTGATGCGGATCAGCAAGAAGAGGAACGGTTGCGGCCGGGGATGTCGGTGGTGGTCAGCATCGACACCGCCGCCGGCGATACACAACCTCATTGA